One window of Anas platyrhynchos isolate ZD024472 breed Pekin duck chromosome 11, IASCAAS_PekinDuck_T2T, whole genome shotgun sequence genomic DNA carries:
- the ANXA2 gene encoding annexin A2 isoform X2, which translates to MSTVHEILSKLSLEGDHSLPPSAYATVKAYSNFDADRDAAALEAAIKTKGVDEVTIINILTNRSNEQRQDIAFAYQRRTKKELSAALKSALSGHLEAVILGLLKTPSQYDASELKAAMKGLGTDEDTLIEIICSRTNQELSEINRVYREMYKTELEKDIISDTSGDFRKLMVALAKGKRCEDTSVIDYELIDQDARELYDAGVKRKGTDVPKWINIMTERSVPHLQKVFERYKSYSPYDMLESIKKEVKGDLENAFLNLVQCIQNKQLYFADRLYDSMKGKGTRDKVLIRIMVSRCEVDMLKIKSEFKRKYGKSLYYFIQQDTKGDYQRALLNLCGGED; encoded by the exons ATGTCTACTGTCCATGAAATTTTAAGCAAGCTCAGCCTTGAAGGAGAT CATTCTCTCCCTCCAAGTGCATATGCCACAGTTAAAGCATACTCAAACTTTGATGCTGACCgggatgctgcagccctggAAGCAGCCATCAAGACCAAAG GTGTGGATGAGGTCACCATCATCAACATCCTGACAAACCGCAGCAATGAACAGAGGCAGGATATTGCTTTTGCCTATCAGAGGAGAACAAAAAAG GAACTTTCAGCAGCACTCAAGTCTGCTTTGTCAGGTCATTTAGAGGCAGTGATCTTGGGCTTGCTGAAGACACCATCACAGTATGATGCATCTGAACTGAAAGCTGCCATGAAG GGCCTGGGAACTGATGAAGACACTCTCATTGAAATCATCTGCTCACGGACAAATCAGGAGCTTAGTGAAATTAATAGAGTCTACAGAGAAA tgtACAAGACAGAACTGGAAAAGGATATTATATCAGACACATCTGGTGACTTCCGCAAGCTGATGGTTGCCCTGGCCAAG GGCAAAAGATGTGAAGATACTTCTGTGATCGACTATGAACTGATTGACCAAGATGCTAGG GAACTCTATGATGCTGGTGTGAAGCGGAAGGGAACTGATGTGCCCAAATGGATCAACATTATGACTGAAAGGAGTGTTCCACACCTGCAAAAAG TGTTTGAGCGGTACAAGAGCTACAGTCCATATGATATGTTGGAGAGCATCAAGAAGGAGGTTAAGGGAGATCTGGAGAATGCCTTCCTTAATCTTG TCCAATGCATTCAGAACAAGCAGCTGTATTTTGCGGACAGACTGTATGATTCCATGAAG GGCAAGGGAACCCGTGACAAGGTCCTGATCAGGATTATGGTCTCACGCTGTGAGGTTGACATGCTGAAAATTAAGAGTGAATTCAAGAGGAAATATGGAAAATCCCTCTATTATTTCATCCAG CAAGACACAAAAGGTGATTACCAGAGGGCACTGCTGAACCTGTGTGgtggagaggactga
- the ANXA2 gene encoding annexin A2 isoform X1: protein MSTVHEILSKLSLEGDHSLPPSAYATVKAYSNFDADRDAAALEAAIKTKGVDEVTIINILTNRSNEQRQDIAFAYQRRTKKVCQTPNGSPTSQNAHPKPHELSAALKSALSGHLEAVILGLLKTPSQYDASELKAAMKGLGTDEDTLIEIICSRTNQELSEINRVYREMYKTELEKDIISDTSGDFRKLMVALAKGKRCEDTSVIDYELIDQDARELYDAGVKRKGTDVPKWINIMTERSVPHLQKVFERYKSYSPYDMLESIKKEVKGDLENAFLNLVQCIQNKQLYFADRLYDSMKGKGTRDKVLIRIMVSRCEVDMLKIKSEFKRKYGKSLYYFIQQDTKGDYQRALLNLCGGED, encoded by the exons ATGTCTACTGTCCATGAAATTTTAAGCAAGCTCAGCCTTGAAGGAGAT CATTCTCTCCCTCCAAGTGCATATGCCACAGTTAAAGCATACTCAAACTTTGATGCTGACCgggatgctgcagccctggAAGCAGCCATCAAGACCAAAG GTGTGGATGAGGTCACCATCATCAACATCCTGACAAACCGCAGCAATGAACAGAGGCAGGATATTGCTTTTGCCTATCAGAGGAGAACAAAAAAG GTTTGCCAGACCCCAAATGGTAGTCCTACAAGCCAGAATGCTCATCCAAAACCACAT GAACTTTCAGCAGCACTCAAGTCTGCTTTGTCAGGTCATTTAGAGGCAGTGATCTTGGGCTTGCTGAAGACACCATCACAGTATGATGCATCTGAACTGAAAGCTGCCATGAAG GGCCTGGGAACTGATGAAGACACTCTCATTGAAATCATCTGCTCACGGACAAATCAGGAGCTTAGTGAAATTAATAGAGTCTACAGAGAAA tgtACAAGACAGAACTGGAAAAGGATATTATATCAGACACATCTGGTGACTTCCGCAAGCTGATGGTTGCCCTGGCCAAG GGCAAAAGATGTGAAGATACTTCTGTGATCGACTATGAACTGATTGACCAAGATGCTAGG GAACTCTATGATGCTGGTGTGAAGCGGAAGGGAACTGATGTGCCCAAATGGATCAACATTATGACTGAAAGGAGTGTTCCACACCTGCAAAAAG TGTTTGAGCGGTACAAGAGCTACAGTCCATATGATATGTTGGAGAGCATCAAGAAGGAGGTTAAGGGAGATCTGGAGAATGCCTTCCTTAATCTTG TCCAATGCATTCAGAACAAGCAGCTGTATTTTGCGGACAGACTGTATGATTCCATGAAG GGCAAGGGAACCCGTGACAAGGTCCTGATCAGGATTATGGTCTCACGCTGTGAGGTTGACATGCTGAAAATTAAGAGTGAATTCAAGAGGAAATATGGAAAATCCCTCTATTATTTCATCCAG CAAGACACAAAAGGTGATTACCAGAGGGCACTGCTGAACCTGTGTGgtggagaggactga